Proteins encoded together in one Nitrospirota bacterium window:
- the eno gene encoding phosphopyruvate hydratase, whose amino-acid sequence MSEIVEVIAREILDSRGNPTVEVDILLESGAFGRAAVPSGASTGEREALELRDGGSRYHGKGVRNAIRNIYEEIAPKMLGTDALEQAMIDNLLIEIDGTENKGQLGANAILAVSLAVAKAAADELALPLYRYIGGPGANVMPVPMMNIINGGAHADNNVDIQEFMVVPVGASSVSEAIRMGSEIFHSLKDILRRKGYSTSVGDEGGFAPNLTSNEEAIILIIEAIEKTKYIPSEDVFIALDVAASELFAEGSYILKGEKKQKWSSEEMINFYADLVKRYPVVSIEDGMSEDDWDGWKLLTRTMGDKIQLVGDDVFVTNTKIIKRGIDEGIANSVLIKLNQIGTLTETLQAIEMAKRAGYTTIISHRSGETEDTTIADLSVACNTGQIKSGSASRTDRIAKYNQLIRIEEELGKAATFKGKEVFRHLCIKNTH is encoded by the coding sequence GTGAGCGAGATTGTGGAGGTAATAGCCAGGGAGATACTGGATTCGAGAGGGAATCCCACAGTAGAGGTGGATATACTCCTTGAAAGTGGTGCCTTTGGACGTGCAGCTGTTCCATCTGGCGCCTCAACAGGAGAAAGGGAAGCACTTGAACTAAGGGATGGTGGCAGCAGGTATCATGGAAAGGGTGTGAGGAATGCTATAAGGAATATCTATGAAGAGATAGCGCCAAAGATGCTTGGGACTGATGCACTTGAACAGGCTATGATAGATAACCTTCTTATAGAAATAGATGGCACAGAGAATAAAGGGCAACTTGGAGCAAATGCCATACTTGCAGTGTCTCTTGCTGTTGCAAAGGCTGCTGCCGATGAACTGGCACTTCCATTATACAGGTATATCGGAGGACCAGGGGCTAATGTGATGCCTGTTCCAATGATGAATATAATTAATGGGGGAGCCCATGCTGATAATAATGTAGACATTCAGGAGTTCATGGTTGTTCCAGTAGGTGCATCTTCTGTATCTGAGGCGATAAGAATGGGTTCAGAGATATTTCATAGCCTAAAAGATATTCTCAGGAGAAAAGGCTACAGTACATCGGTCGGTGATGAAGGAGGCTTTGCACCCAATCTCACATCAAACGAAGAGGCTATAATTTTGATAATAGAGGCTATAGAGAAAACGAAATATATTCCATCAGAAGATGTCTTTATAGCCCTCGATGTAGCAGCGAGTGAACTCTTTGCTGAGGGGTCGTATATTCTTAAGGGTGAGAAAAAACAAAAATGGTCATCAGAAGAGATGATCAACTTTTACGCTGATCTGGTAAAGAGATACCCTGTAGTCTCAATAGAGGATGGTATGTCAGAGGATGACTGGGATGGATGGAAATTGCTTACAAGAACAATGGGGGATAAGATACAGCTCGTCGGTGATGATGTCTTTGTTACAAACACAAAGATTATAAAAAGGGGAATAGATGAGGGGATTGCAAACTCGGTGCTTATTAAACTCAATCAGATAGGGACTCTGACTGAGACACTTCAGGCTATAGAGATGGCTAAAAGGGCAGGGTATACAACCATTATATCGCACAGGTCAGGAGAGACAGAGGATACAACAATAGCCGATTTATCTGTTGCATGTAATACAGGACAGATAAAGAGTGGCTCTGCGTCAAGGACAGACAGAATAGCAAAATACAACCAGCTTATAAGGATAGAGGAAGAACTTGGCAAGGCAGCTACCTTTAAAGGTAAAGAGGTCTTTAGACATCTATGCATAAAAAATACCCATTAA
- a CDS encoding tetratricopeptide repeat protein, which produces MYELDRQMDKALSEYKIALSYDSESFYLMMQLSKLLAKMGKYTEALGYAEKILLKDENNIPALMITGEIYNSMDRIDDAIKSYEKIIKINPTNSRAYFYLGSIYAQQKKYEQAIDVFNQLLKYDKEGFMVYYYIGSIYLEMKNYDAAISAFKKAIEFKPGFELAYINMGHSYEQKKEWEAAIDAYKKAIDVNPSNLDTHFKIVNLYVQQDKFDAALGYLEELKKDHPKNLEIHYKIALLYAEKKMYADAIKEFEYLLKERPNDTRLRYYLGGLYEEMKNYEAAVKEYKKIIELNPKDVNAFVHLGYVYNKMGKNEETIKTLEEAISFESKKAELYLYLGLAYSQDKKYEKSVETFKIGIEIDPKNDKLHFNLGVVYEKMGKFNDMEAELRKTIELNPKHAEALNYLGYSLADRGINIDEAIGLVKKALEIEPNNGYYIDSLGWAYYQKGLYDDALRELKRAAEIVKDDATVLDHLGDVYSRLSSKEEAEKMWQKALEIEPTNIKIKEKLKKSK; this is translated from the coding sequence ATGTATGAATTAGATAGACAGATGGATAAGGCATTGTCAGAATACAAGATAGCACTATCATACGATAGCGAGTCGTTCTATCTGATGATGCAGTTATCAAAACTTCTGGCGAAGATGGGAAAATATACGGAGGCACTGGGATATGCGGAAAAGATTCTGCTTAAGGATGAAAATAATATACCTGCGCTGATGATTACTGGAGAGATATATAATTCGATGGACCGTATAGATGATGCAATAAAGAGTTATGAAAAGATAATAAAGATTAACCCGACAAATAGCAGGGCGTATTTTTATCTCGGGTCTATTTATGCCCAGCAGAAAAAATACGAGCAGGCTATTGATGTATTTAATCAACTGCTCAAATACGATAAAGAAGGCTTTATGGTTTATTACTACATAGGGAGTATTTATCTTGAAATGAAGAATTACGATGCTGCGATCTCTGCATTCAAGAAAGCAATTGAATTCAAACCGGGTTTTGAACTCGCATATATAAATATGGGGCATAGCTATGAACAGAAAAAAGAATGGGAGGCGGCAATCGATGCGTATAAGAAAGCAATAGATGTAAATCCCTCCAATCTCGATACACATTTCAAGATTGTTAATCTGTATGTCCAGCAGGATAAGTTCGATGCAGCATTAGGATATTTAGAAGAACTCAAGAAGGATCATCCAAAAAATCTCGAAATACACTATAAGATTGCTCTACTCTATGCTGAAAAAAAGATGTATGCCGATGCCATAAAAGAGTTTGAGTATCTTTTAAAAGAGAGACCGAACGATACGAGGCTTAGATATTATCTTGGAGGACTGTATGAGGAGATGAAAAATTATGAGGCGGCTGTTAAGGAATACAAAAAGATAATAGAACTCAATCCTAAAGATGTAAATGCATTTGTTCATCTCGGATATGTTTACAACAAGATGGGGAAAAATGAAGAGACTATAAAGACCTTAGAGGAGGCTATTAGTTTTGAGTCAAAAAAAGCCGAACTTTATCTTTATCTTGGGCTTGCCTACTCTCAGGATAAAAAATATGAAAAATCTGTAGAGACGTTTAAAATAGGTATTGAGATAGATCCTAAAAATGATAAACTACACTTTAACTTGGGTGTTGTGTATGAAAAAATGGGAAAATTCAATGATATGGAGGCTGAACTCAGAAAGACGATAGAACTAAACCCTAAGCACGCCGAGGCATTAAATTATCTCGGCTATAGTCTTGCTGATAGAGGAATAAACATAGATGAGGCGATCGGGCTTGTTAAGAAGGCACTGGAGATAGAGCCAAACAATGGTTACTATATAGATAGTCTCGGCTGGGCGTATTACCAGAAGGGTCTTTATGATGATGCACTGAGAGAGCTTAAACGGGCTGCAGAGATTGTTAAGGATGACGCAACTGTGCTCGATCATCTCGGTGATGTATATAGCAGGTTAAGCTCAAAGGAAGAAGCAGAAAAGATGTGGCAGAAGGCATTAGAGATAGAGCCTACAAATATAAAGATTAAAGAAAAATTGAAGAAGTCTAAATGA
- a CDS encoding glycoside hydrolase family 57 protein, translating to MKKDKPLYINFIWHMHQPYYKDPETGDYVLPWVRLHGIKDYYDMVAILRDFPEIKATFNIVPSLLSQIKDYVENGATDRCLIHTLVPADSLDLENKVFILNNFFLANWDNMIKIYSRYNELLSKRGYNVVKGEIERISRYFSTQDFLDLQVWFNLAWFDPLFKDKDPFLSYLIKKGRDFTEEEKSGLIEKQKEILSLIIPEYRKAESSAQIELSTSPFYHPILPLLCDTNIAKASMPDINLPKIRFSHSEDAVEHINRAVAYHYEIFGKKPKGMWPSEGAVSESIIPIAVNAGIEWIATDEDILSRSLGINIEKDPFGGVKKPDILYKPYRLSGGEIKKLTISPPKGGVSIFFRDHTLSDLIGFVYSKWDYRNAVEDFIFRLHKTHK from the coding sequence ATGAAGAAAGATAAGCCGCTGTATATAAACTTTATCTGGCACATGCATCAGCCATATTATAAAGACCCTGAGACAGGAGATTATGTCCTTCCATGGGTTAGGCTTCACGGTATAAAGGATTACTACGATATGGTTGCAATCCTAAGAGATTTTCCGGAGATAAAGGCTACATTCAACATTGTTCCATCGCTTCTCAGTCAGATAAAGGACTATGTCGAGAATGGTGCTACTGATAGATGCCTTATACATACGCTGGTTCCAGCGGATAGCCTTGACCTTGAGAATAAGGTTTTCATACTGAATAATTTTTTCCTCGCAAACTGGGATAACATGATAAAGATATATTCAAGATATAACGAACTTCTCTCCAAGAGGGGCTATAATGTGGTAAAGGGAGAGATTGAAAGGATTTCAAGGTATTTCTCTACCCAGGATTTTCTTGATCTTCAGGTCTGGTTTAACCTCGCGTGGTTTGACCCATTGTTCAAGGATAAAGACCCATTTCTTTCATATCTGATTAAGAAGGGAAGGGATTTTACAGAGGAGGAAAAGAGTGGGCTTATTGAAAAGCAAAAGGAGATATTGTCGTTAATAATACCTGAATACAGGAAGGCAGAGTCATCCGCTCAGATAGAGCTATCAACCAGCCCATTTTATCATCCTATACTACCTCTGCTATGTGACACAAATATTGCAAAGGCATCCATGCCTGATATAAATCTACCAAAAATTAGATTTTCTCACTCTGAGGATGCTGTTGAGCATATAAATAGGGCGGTTGCATACCACTATGAGATATTTGGTAAAAAACCAAAAGGAATGTGGCCATCTGAGGGAGCTGTGAGTGAATCTATAATCCCCATTGCCGTCAATGCCGGTATTGAATGGATAGCTACCGATGAAGATATACTTTCAAGGTCGTTGGGCATCAATATCGAGAAAGACCCCTTTGGCGGTGTAAAAAAACCTGATATTCTTTACAAACCATATCGACTTTCAGGAGGTGAGATAAAAAAACTAACTATCTCACCTCCTAAAGGAGGAGTATCTATATTTTTCCGTGACCATACCCTTTCTGACCTTATCGGTTTTGTGTATTCAAAGTGGGACTATAGAAATGCTGTTGAAGATTTTATTTTTAGACTTCATAAAACACATAAG
- a CDS encoding type II toxin-antitoxin system VapC family toxin: MRLDSIESGSEVFIDSNIFIYHFTGVSNESNAFLNRCEQGDLNGVTSVNVLLEVLHRLMMIEAVRKKLVRPPNVVKKLKKTPEKIKQLNEYSINTQRIVEMGIAVKTISFEAILKSQTFRAGYGLMINDSLIVASMQEEGIKALATNDKVFSKIEGISVYKPGDVRL; encoded by the coding sequence ATGAGACTGGATAGTATTGAGTCAGGATCAGAGGTTTTTATTGATTCTAATATATTCATTTACCATTTTACTGGTGTATCTAACGAAAGTAATGCCTTTCTGAATAGATGTGAACAAGGTGATTTAAATGGTGTAACCTCTGTAAATGTCCTTTTAGAGGTACTTCACCGTTTAATGATGATCGAAGCTGTCAGAAAAAAGTTGGTAAGACCCCCGAATGTAGTCAAAAAACTCAAAAAAACTCCTGAAAAGATTAAACAACTGAATGAATATTCTATAAATACTCAAAGGATTGTTGAGATGGGCATAGCAGTTAAAACTATTTCCTTTGAGGCAATCCTTAAAAGTCAGACATTTAGAGCAGGATATGGACTGATGATTAATGATTCACTTATCGTTGCCAGCATGCAAGAGGAAGGCATTAAAGCATTAGCAACAAATGACAAGGTGTTCTCGAAGATCGAAGGAATATCTGTTTATAAACCAGGGGATGTAAGACTATAA
- a CDS encoding phosphoglucomutase/phosphomannomutase family protein, with protein sequence MSRIKFGTSGWRAKIADEFTFANVRLVVQSIADYIDSKRLKEKGVIVGYDTRFLSEKFAEEASSIIAGNGIKGYFSLRDVPTPVLSYEILRRKTAGAINFTASHNPPEYGGIKFSPDWGGPALPEVTGYIEERINTISINNIATLPLHEARNRGLLENIDMRMPYLTDLKEKIDLSAIKKSKLKIAVDLLYGTARDYLDTILRENGCEISVLHGYRDPYFGGMTPDPSEKNLSELRGFVKKGDYDLGLATDGDADRFGIIDKDGIFIEPNYIIALLMDYFVRERGWKGDVARTVATTHLVDSVARYHGRYVHETPVGFKYIGDLISKDKLIIGGEESAGLSIKGHIPEKDGILACLLVAEMVAIEGKTISQILNDLYRKIGKIVTKRINITLTEGMKNTLEERLKDVPPFFDGLRVREVVKIDGIKYILEDNSWILIRTSGTEPVVRIYAEAGDENRLEVLLNAGKRFIMGG encoded by the coding sequence ATGAGCAGGATTAAGTTTGGTACATCAGGGTGGAGGGCAAAGATAGCCGATGAATTTACATTTGCTAATGTAAGGTTAGTTGTTCAGTCTATTGCAGATTATATAGATTCAAAGAGATTAAAAGAAAAAGGTGTTATTGTAGGATACGATACCCGTTTTCTCTCAGAGAAGTTTGCTGAGGAGGCATCCAGCATAATTGCCGGTAATGGTATCAAGGGATATTTTTCTCTCAGGGATGTCCCTACCCCTGTTCTTTCATATGAGATATTAAGGAGAAAGACAGCAGGTGCTATTAATTTCACTGCAAGCCATAATCCTCCGGAATACGGTGGTATCAAATTTTCACCTGATTGGGGTGGTCCTGCACTCCCTGAGGTAACAGGCTATATAGAGGAAAGGATTAATACAATTTCGATAAATAACATCGCCACACTTCCGTTACATGAGGCACGGAATAGAGGTCTTTTAGAAAATATAGATATGCGCATGCCTTATCTAACAGATTTAAAGGAAAAGATCGACCTCAGTGCAATAAAAAAGTCGAAGCTCAAGATTGCTGTTGATTTACTTTATGGAACAGCGAGGGATTATCTTGATACAATCCTCAGGGAAAATGGATGTGAGATATCTGTGTTACATGGCTATAGAGACCCCTATTTCGGAGGTATGACTCCTGATCCATCAGAAAAAAACCTCTCAGAATTGAGAGGATTTGTCAAAAAAGGAGATTATGATCTTGGACTTGCTACCGATGGCGATGCTGATAGATTCGGGATAATAGATAAAGACGGAATATTTATAGAACCAAATTATATCATTGCCCTGCTGATGGATTATTTTGTCAGAGAGCGGGGATGGAAAGGGGATGTTGCAAGGACAGTTGCTACGACACATCTGGTCGATTCTGTTGCGAGATATCACGGTAGATATGTCCATGAGACACCTGTAGGATTTAAATATATAGGTGACCTTATCTCAAAAGATAAATTAATCATAGGAGGAGAAGAAAGTGCTGGTCTTAGTATTAAAGGACATATCCCTGAGAAAGATGGTATCCTTGCATGTCTCCTCGTGGCAGAGATGGTGGCTATTGAAGGCAAAACGATTAGCCAGATACTAAATGATTTATACAGGAAGATTGGCAAGATAGTTACCAAAAGGATTAACATTACCCTTACAGAGGGTATGAAAAACACCCTCGAAGAAAGACTCAAAGATGTTCCACCTTTTTTCGATGGACTCAGGGTGCGGGAAGTGGTTAAAATAGATGGTATAAAATACATACTCGAAGACAATAGCTGGATACTGATAAGGACTTCTGGCACAGAACCTGTTGTGAGGATTTATGCAGAGGCTGGCGACGAAAATAGATTGGAAGTGCTCCTGAACGCTGGGAAAAGATTCATTATGGGAGGGTAA
- a CDS encoding ribose-phosphate pyrophosphokinase, with amino-acid sequence MPSGLKLFSGNANKRLAEEICDCLEIPLGDVTVDAFSDGEIMVQINENVRGTDVFVLQPTCAPVNHNLMELLIMVDAFKRASARRITAVIPYYGYARQDRKVHPRVPITSKLIADLTVAAGVDRVLTLDLHAGQIQGFFNIPVDNLYATPVLLEYLKSIKLDDLVVVSPDAGGVERARAFAKRLLSTLAIIDKRREKANESEVMNIIGEVNDRDALIIDDMIDTGGTITQAVSALKEHGAKRVLAACTHAVLSGSAVERLNNSQIDEIIVTNSIPLDSKKEQCKKLTVLSVAHLLGEAIKRIHEETSVSSLFV; translated from the coding sequence ATGCCGAGTGGACTTAAACTTTTTTCAGGAAACGCCAACAAAAGACTGGCTGAAGAAATATGTGATTGTCTTGAAATACCGCTTGGTGATGTCACAGTAGATGCCTTTAGCGATGGAGAGATCATGGTTCAGATTAATGAAAATGTCAGGGGGACAGATGTTTTTGTGCTACAGCCGACATGTGCCCCTGTAAACCATAATCTCATGGAATTACTCATAATGGTAGATGCATTTAAAAGGGCATCAGCACGACGGATCACAGCAGTGATTCCTTACTATGGTTATGCGAGGCAGGACAGAAAGGTTCATCCACGGGTGCCCATCACATCTAAACTGATTGCCGATTTAACGGTGGCTGCGGGTGTTGACAGAGTACTTACTCTGGATCTTCACGCAGGTCAGATACAGGGTTTTTTTAATATACCTGTTGATAATCTCTATGCAACGCCTGTGCTATTAGAATATCTGAAAAGTATAAAACTTGATGATCTTGTAGTTGTATCACCTGATGCTGGTGGGGTTGAGAGGGCAAGGGCGTTTGCAAAAAGACTTTTATCAACCCTTGCTATTATAGATAAAAGAAGAGAAAAGGCTAACGAATCAGAAGTAATGAATATTATCGGTGAGGTTAATGATAGAGATGCACTTATAATTGATGACATGATAGATACAGGAGGAACCATAACACAGGCCGTCTCAGCTCTAAAAGAGCATGGTGCAAAACGGGTTTTAGCAGCATGCACCCATGCTGTTCTTTCTGGTTCTGCTGTCGAGAGACTGAATAACTCACAGATAGACGAGATAATTGTTACAAACTCTATACCATTGGACAGCAAAAAAGAACAGTGTAAAAAACTTACTGTTCTATCAGTGGCTCATTTACTTGGTGAAGCAATCAAGAGGATACATGAAGAGACATCTGTGAGTTCACTTTTTGTATAG
- the ispE gene encoding 4-(cytidine 5'-diphospho)-2-C-methyl-D-erythritol kinase: MRLTIKTPAKVNLLLKVNGIRTDNYHEILTVLHMISLYDEITFTPLESSVARHRDETLLNSIANRESKAPCEFLTGFTDFEGDIKIVCNANGVSRPKGIQKIENFLGPPEDNLAFRAAKLLKEKTKVSAGVRIEIRKGIPISAGLGGGSSDAAATLIALNYLWKTGLSRHELMEIGSSLGTDVPFFIYGTAAIGTGRGDKLMPFKPLPALNLLIVNPLFPVSTAWVYRNYNKPQYLTDIDYNVKILSSFSLNELSNDLEDVVIKEYPLVKELKKALAENGAIAAVMTGSGPTVFGIYPDETAINEAKKGMQRRGYWVEAVKTLESSPLEEYLIGL, encoded by the coding sequence ATGAGACTCACGATTAAGACACCAGCAAAAGTAAATCTATTACTTAAGGTCAATGGGATAAGGACGGATAATTATCATGAAATTTTGACTGTTTTGCACATGATATCTCTATATGACGAAATTACATTTACCCCGTTAGAAAGCTCCGTGGCTCGCCACAGGGATGAAACACTATTGAATTCCATAGCTAACAGAGAGTCTAAAGCCCCATGTGAGTTTCTAACGGGGTTTACTGATTTTGAAGGTGATATCAAGATAGTATGCAACGCCAATGGAGTTTCGAGACCTAAGGGTATCCAAAAAATTGAAAATTTTTTGGGACCGCCTGAGGATAATCTTGCCTTTCGTGCCGCCAAACTTCTCAAAGAAAAGACAAAGGTATCTGCTGGTGTCAGAATAGAAATCAGAAAGGGGATTCCTATATCTGCTGGTCTTGGGGGAGGAAGTAGCGATGCTGCGGCAACCCTTATAGCCCTTAACTACCTGTGGAAAACAGGGCTGTCAAGGCATGAGTTAATGGAGATTGGAAGCAGTCTCGGAACAGATGTTCCATTCTTTATATATGGTACTGCAGCTATCGGGACAGGACGGGGTGATAAATTGATGCCTTTCAAACCTCTTCCTGCATTAAATTTACTTATCGTCAATCCACTTTTTCCTGTCTCGACTGCCTGGGTATACAGAAATTATAACAAACCACAGTATTTGACAGATATAGATTATAATGTTAAAATATTAAGTTCTTTTTCATTGAATGAGCTCTCCAATGACCTTGAAGATGTAGTCATTAAAGAGTATCCTTTGGTAAAGGAATTGAAGAAAGCACTTGCAGAGAATGGTGCTATAGCAGCGGTGATGACGGGAAGTGGACCAACGGTTTTTGGCATATATCCCGATGAGACGGCTATCAATGAGGCAAAAAAAGGGATGCAGAGGAGGGGATACTGGGTAGAAGCCGTTAAGACGCTTGAATCTTCTCCACTGGAGGAGTATTTGATAGGATTATAG
- a CDS encoding septum formation initiator family protein has product MHKKYPLRFLIYLLIFFYLAFSFIFGDMGLIKYYMMKEKEAKLDAEINRLISETEKLHKEVEALRSDPQFIEGIARDKLGMSRPGEIIYQYEER; this is encoded by the coding sequence ATGCATAAAAAATACCCATTAAGATTTTTGATATATCTGCTCATCTTTTTTTATCTTGCCTTCTCGTTTATATTCGGTGACATGGGGCTTATAAAATACTACATGATGAAAGAAAAAGAGGCAAAGTTAGATGCAGAGATAAACAGATTGATTTCGGAGACCGAGAAACTCCATAAGGAAGTAGAGGCATTAAGGTCAGACCCGCAGTTTATTGAAGGAATTGCGAGAGATAAACTTGGAATGTCAAGACCAGGAGAGATAATATATCAATATGAAGAAAGATAA
- the queD gene encoding 6-carboxytetrahydropterin synthase QueD, translating to MYELMIESKFSAAHQLRNYKGKCEKLHGHNWKVAVYVITERLNDTGIAIDFAELKTTTEEILNQLDHSFLNDMFPFTEINPSSENIARWIYDSLNKKLKDRNLQVSMVTVWESDSAAATYYE from the coding sequence ATGTATGAGTTGATGATAGAGTCAAAATTTTCTGCTGCCCATCAACTACGGAATTACAAAGGTAAATGTGAAAAATTACACGGTCATAACTGGAAGGTCGCTGTCTATGTTATCACTGAGAGGTTGAATGACACAGGTATTGCTATAGATTTTGCAGAGCTAAAAACAACAACTGAAGAGATCTTAAATCAGTTAGATCACTCATTTCTGAATGATATGTTTCCATTTACAGAGATAAATCCATCTTCAGAGAATATTGCCAGATGGATTTATGACTCATTAAACAAAAAACTCAAGGATAGAAATCTTCAGGTATCCATGGTTACTGTATGGGAATCGGATTCTGCGGCAGCAACATATTATGAATAA
- a CDS encoding glycosyltransferase family 2 protein — protein sequence MKLSIVVPVYNEKNYVEEMLNRVQRLEFPPEWNLEKEVVVVDDFSTDGSREILKKFNNPVMILPNRPAFKVIFHDKNMGKGAALRTGFKHLTGDIVAIQDADLEYDPLDLIPMIKLILEDKADVVFGSRFYGNPHRVMYYHHYIGNRIISTLINMLYDTMLTDVETCYKVFRRKVLDRIELTCDDFGFEVEFTVKTAKTKLWRIYETGISYYGRTYNEGKKIGWKDGIKALWYAIKFRL from the coding sequence ATGAAACTTTCGATAGTTGTCCCGGTATATAATGAAAAAAACTATGTAGAGGAAATGCTCAATAGGGTTCAACGCCTTGAGTTTCCACCTGAATGGAACCTTGAGAAAGAGGTGGTAGTTGTTGATGACTTCTCTACTGATGGTTCAAGGGAGATACTTAAAAAATTTAACAATCCTGTCATGATCTTGCCGAACCGACCTGCGTTCAAGGTTATTTTCCACGATAAAAATATGGGGAAGGGGGCTGCACTCAGGACAGGATTCAAGCATTTAACAGGGGATATAGTAGCAATTCAGGATGCAGACCTCGAATACGACCCCCTTGATTTAATCCCTATGATTAAACTTATACTTGAGGACAAAGCCGATGTAGTCTTTGGCTCACGCTTCTACGGAAATCCCCACAGGGTCATGTATTATCATCATTATATAGGAAACAGGATTATATCCACACTTATTAATATGCTCTACGATACTATGCTTACAGATGTTGAGACCTGCTACAAGGTCTTTAGAAGGAAGGTTCTCGATAGGATAGAGTTGACCTGTGATGATTTTGGATTTGAGGTCGAATTTACTGTAAAGACTGCGAAGACCAAACTGTGGAGAATATACGAAACGGGGATAAGTTATTACGGAAGGACTTATAATGAAGGCAAGAAGATAGGATGGAAAGACGGCATTAAGGCATTATGGTATGCCATAAAGTTCAGATTATAG
- a CDS encoding TldD/PmbA family protein — protein sequence MVNPYSILDKVAQLKLDAAELYLKEWRNTTLESKNRQVESIDVCRGSGIGLRLLKDRRLGFSFSTSLSEKSIDELIENAFISSHSVDEDEWVDIPSKDSTEFGVRSGEIEIYDEEIDKISEEEMIKYALLLEESALTADKRIKKVRKAVASFSVLYTTLLNTRGVDVSYKSTIASASIMVVAESNSPRPDSQMAWEFDTQRFVDKLDFKRVGADAASLAVALLGAEKAPSGKVSVILSNKVAVEFLAVVAPALFADNVQRGKSLFEDKVRAQVAFHGLNLWDDGTITGNIGSAPVDDEGVPMRRKLLIEDGILKGFLHNTYTAKKGGTASTGNAVRGGINGLPTVGITNFYIEKGKRTRYPLTADISNGIYITDTMGIHTANPISGDFSVGVSGFWIKNGVIVHPVREAVFSGNIFDMLQKINDIGDDLRFYGRIGSPSISLSEMDISGQ from the coding sequence ATGGTTAATCCATATTCAATACTCGATAAGGTAGCACAACTCAAGTTAGATGCTGCAGAGTTATATCTCAAGGAATGGAGAAATACTACTCTTGAATCCAAGAATAGACAGGTTGAATCCATAGATGTCTGCAGGGGCAGTGGTATTGGGTTGAGATTGTTGAAGGATAGAAGGCTTGGATTTTCATTTTCGACATCTCTAAGTGAAAAGTCTATAGATGAACTTATAGAAAATGCATTTATCAGCAGTCACTCTGTCGATGAGGATGAATGGGTAGATATACCGTCTAAAGATAGTACGGAGTTCGGAGTTCGGAGTGGAGAGATAGAGATATACGATGAAGAGATTGATAAGATTTCAGAAGAAGAGATGATAAAATATGCCCTTCTTCTTGAGGAGTCTGCACTTACGGCTGATAAGAGGATAAAGAAGGTAAGAAAGGCGGTTGCATCGTTTTCAGTTTTATATACTACTTTGCTCAATACAAGAGGAGTAGATGTCTCGTATAAAAGCACTATTGCATCAGCCAGTATAATGGTTGTAGCCGAATCTAATAGCCCCCGACCGGATTCCCAGATGGCATGGGAATTTGATACACAGAGGTTTGTAGATAAACTTGACTTTAAAAGGGTTGGGGCAGATGCTGCATCCCTTGCAGTTGCCTTACTCGGTGCTGAGAAGGCTCCATCTGGAAAGGTTTCGGTTATATTAAGTAACAAGGTGGCTGTGGAGTTTCTTGCGGTGGTTGCCCCTGCATTATTTGCTGATAATGTTCAAAGAGGTAAATCACTCTTTGAAGACAAAGTAAGGGCTCAGGTTGCATTTCACGGACTTAATCTATGGGATGACGGAACCATAACAGGTAATATTGGAAGTGCACCGGTAGACGATGAAGGGGTGCCGATGCGACGCAAATTACTCATAGAAGATGGCATCCTCAAAGGATTCCTACACAATACATACACAGCTAAAAAAGGAGGGACAGCATCAACAGGAAATGCTGTAAGAGGTGGAATTAATGGTTTGCCTACTGTTGGGATTACGAATTTTTATATCGAGAAGGGTAAGCGTACAAGGTATCCTTTGACAGCAGATATATCAAATGGAATTTACATAACGGATACAATGGGTATTCATACAGCAAATCCCATCTCTGGAGATTTTTCGGTTGGTGTCTCTGGTTTCTGGATAAAGAATGGAGTAATTGTTCATCCTGTCAGAGAGGCGGTTTTCTCTGGCAATATATTTGATATGTTGCAGAAGATAAATGACATTGGAGATGATCTTCGTTTTTATGGACGAATAGGTTCACCGTCTATATCGCTGAGTGAGATGGATATAAGCGGTCAATAG